The following proteins come from a genomic window of Zonotrichia albicollis isolate bZonAlb1 chromosome 12, bZonAlb1.hap1, whole genome shotgun sequence:
- the PDE12 gene encoding 2',5'-phosphodiesterase 12 — MWHRLRSALRSLRGSPAAPPHGGGGRPPAAMERAVVRCVPSEPKLSLRFVLPDGSARHMQRDQEEPLGRALARIATNAAKGQGKAGKKSKKARAEGGAEGEAAVPAVPAVRLFSRDGAAVAEEVPNAAAWQDGAVLHIGDARYRVERNPPALTELRLPRSLLAGFPVCPKVSAEFAAPQHCLFRWFREQRPADGGEAAGEAWVETAAAERVFTPSNALVGLRLKLRCTPGDGEQRYGPALEVESSGPVEAGPGACTFDARHLYTKKVCGHGSVRAVSYNILADTYAQTEFSRTVLYPYCAPYALEIDYRQNLLKKELAGYSADLICLQEVDKSVFVDSLAPALDAFGLEGLFKIKEKQHEGLATFYRRDKFSLLSQHDIAFSEALLSEPLHKELCEQLAKYPLVQEKVLQRSSVLQVSVLQSTTDPARKLCVANTHLYWHPKGGNIRLIQVAVAMSHIQHVACDLYPRIPVIFCGDFNSTPSSGAYSFISSGGIAEDHEDWVSNGEEERCSMTLSHPFKLLSACGEPAYTNYVGGFHGCLDYIFIDRNALEVEQVIPLPSHEEITTHQALPSVSHPSDHIALICDLKWK; from the exons ATGTGGCATCGGCTCCGCTCCGCCCTCCGGAGCCTCCGCGGCTCCCCCGCCGCACCCCCGCACGGCGGTGGtggccgcccgcccgccgccatGGAGCGCGCCGTGGTGCGCTGCGTGCCATCCGAGCCCAAGCTGAGCCTGCGGTTCGTGCTGCCCGACGGCAGTGCTCGGCACATGCAGCGCGACCAGGAGGAGCCGCTGGGGCGGGCGCTGGCGCGCATCGCCACCAACGCCGCTAAGGGCCAAGGCAAGGCGGGCAAGAAGAGCAAGAAGGCGCGGGCGGAGGGCGGCGCGGAGGGCGAGGCGGCGGTGCCGGCAGTGCCGGCCGTGCGGCTGTTCTCCCGCGACGGCGCCGCGGTGGCGGAGGAGGTGCCGAACGCGGCTGCCTGGCAGGACGGCGCCGTGCTGCACATCGGGGACGCGCGGTACCGCGTGGAGCGCAACCCGCCCGCGCTCACCGAGCTCCGCCTGCCGCGCTCGCTCCTCGCCGGCTTCCCCGTGTGCCCCAAGGTGAGCGCCGAGTTCGCCGCTCCGCAGCACTGCCTGTTCCGCTGGTTCCGCGAGCAGCGCCCCGCGGACGGCGGGGAGGCGGCTGGGGAGGCCTGGGTGGAGACGGCGGCGGCCGAGCGCGTGTTCACGCCGTCCAACGCGCTGGTGGGGCTGCGGCTGAAGCTGCGCTGCACGCCCGGGGACGGGGAGCAGCGCTACGGCCCGGCCCTCGAGGTGGAAAGCAGCGGCCCCGTGGaggccgggcccggcgcctgcACCTTCGACGCCCGGCACCTCTACACTAAGAAGGTTTGCGGCCACGGCTCCGTCCGCGCCGTCTCCTACAACATCCTGGCCGACACTTACGCGCAGACGGAGTTCTCCCGCACCGTGCTCTACCCCTACTGCGCTCCCTACGCCCTGGAGATCGACTACCGCCAGAACCTGCTCAAGAAGGAGCTGGCGGGCTACAGCGCCGATCTCATCTGCTTGCAAGAGGTGGATAAATCTGTCTTCGTGGACAGCTTGGCCCCGGCGCTGGATGCTTTTGGACTGGAGGGGCTGTTCAAgatcaaggagaagcagcacgagGGCCTCGCCACTTTCTATCGCAGGGACAAGTTCAGCCTCCTCAGCCAGCACGACATCGCTTTCAGCGAAGCCCTGCTCTCAGAGCCGCTGCACAAGGAGCTGTGTGAGCAGCTGGCCAAGTACCCCCTGGTGCAGGAGAAGGTGCTGCAGAGatcctctgtgctgcag GTTTCAGTTCTTCAGTCTACAACTGATCCTGCCAGGAAACTTTGTGTAGCAAATACCCACCTATACTGGCACCCCAAAG GTGGGAACATCCGTCTGATCCAGGTTGCTGTGGCCATGTCTCACATCCAGCACGTAGCCTGTGACTTGTACCCCAGGATCCCAGTCATATTCTGTGGAGATTTTAATAGCACACCCTCCTCAGGAGCCTACAGTTTTATCAGCAGTGGTGGCATTGCTGAAGATCATGAAGACTGGGTCTCAAATGGGGAGGAAGAAAGGTGCAGTATGACTCTAAGCCATCCTTTCAAACTGCTAAGTGCTTGTGGAGAACCTGCTTACACAAACTATGTTGGTGGCTTTCATGGATGTCTGGACTACATTTTCATTGACAGAAACGCTCTAGAGGTGGAACAAGTTATTCCATTGCCAAGTCATGAAGAAATAACAACCCACCAGGCTTTGCCAAGTGTTTCACATCCTTCTGATCATATAGCACTTATATGTGACTTGAAGTGGAAATAG